In one window of Caldalkalibacillus thermarum DNA:
- a CDS encoding GDSL-type esterase/lipase family protein, which yields MSTDHRHSLLYVAVGDSLTAGIGTLLKPGFVQLYKQKAERALKRKIQVQVFAKNGASSEDILHMLSRPHLQQAVRKAHLITLSAGGNDLRQAAKPFFNLPPTEVSHF from the coding sequence GTGAGTACAGACCATCGTCATTCGCTCTTATATGTCGCTGTGGGAGATTCATTAACGGCAGGCATCGGCACGTTGCTTAAACCCGGTTTTGTCCAGCTGTACAAGCAAAAGGCTGAGCGTGCTTTGAAAAGGAAGATACAGGTTCAAGTGTTTGCGAAAAACGGAGCTTCTTCTGAAGATATTCTTCATATGCTGTCACGTCCCCACCTGCAGCAAGCCGTCAGAAAAGCACACTTGATCACCCTCAGTGCTGGGGGTAACGATCTGCGCCAGGCAGCCAAACCGTTTTTTAACTTACCTCCGACAGAAGTCTCCCACTTCTAA
- a CDS encoding ABC transporter permease, with protein sequence MDTIELGFWQLACAYVFVLILLIIFRFKKIEREKELLISVIRMTLQLILVGYILTFIFEAQRMVYAILALFIMLTFAIFNIFQRVQKPLSLRLKQIIALSMMTGTLLSIFYFILVVVQVAPWYEPRYFIPLAGMMIGNSMTGITLGVERLVEGMKTQRQQIEAALMLGATPQMASNPVIKHAFNSAILPTINSMVGMGIVFLPGMMTGQILAGASPLTAVQYQIAIMLGISGCVALTVILFVQLGYKTFFNQRHQLLRQDEPKNESQVKANKTA encoded by the coding sequence ATGGACACGATTGAACTCGGTTTTTGGCAGCTAGCTTGCGCCTATGTTTTTGTGTTGATCCTTTTAATCATATTCAGATTTAAAAAAATTGAACGGGAAAAAGAGCTGCTCATCTCTGTGATAAGGATGACGTTGCAGCTGATTTTGGTAGGCTACATCTTGACCTTTATCTTTGAAGCACAACGGATGGTCTACGCCATTTTGGCCCTGTTCATCATGCTGACCTTTGCGATTTTCAACATTTTCCAACGGGTACAGAAGCCCCTCAGCCTGCGATTAAAACAAATCATTGCCCTGTCCATGATGACTGGCACATTGCTCAGCATCTTCTACTTCATTCTTGTTGTGGTGCAGGTTGCCCCCTGGTATGAACCCCGTTACTTCATTCCCTTGGCCGGAATGATGATCGGCAACTCCATGACAGGTATCACCCTTGGTGTGGAGCGGTTAGTTGAAGGAATGAAAACACAACGGCAGCAGATTGAAGCGGCCCTGATGCTGGGCGCCACTCCCCAGATGGCCAGCAATCCGGTTATTAAACATGCGTTTAACTCTGCCATTTTACCTACGATCAACTCTATGGTGGGGATGGGCATTGTCTTTTTGCCAGGCATGATGACGGGACAAATATTGGCCGGAGCTTCCCCGTTAACGGCTGTGCAGTACCAAATTGCCATTATGCTTGGGATCTCCGGCTGCGTGGCTTTAACCGTGATCCTCTTTGTTCAACTGGGCTACAAAACGTTTTTTAACCAGCGTCACCAACTCTTGCGCCAGGACGAACCAAAGAATGAAAGCCAAGTCAAAGCGAATAAAACAGCATGA
- a CDS encoding ABC transporter ATP-binding protein, giving the protein MFALKNVRYKDILHIHELTIPAQQVTCIIGESGSGKSTLFKLLNHLLSADAGQIIYKGKPVELWDPVRLRREVIMVPQDPVVFRDTVREDLLAGLEFTEQPPATDDTLQHMLELVHLPKQLDDEVFNLSGGEKQRLSLARVLLINPEVFLLDEPTSALDEKTEDMVMSHIVDYVKSQGKTLAMITHSKRVAEQYADRLLELKNGDVTIIKE; this is encoded by the coding sequence ATGTTTGCCTTAAAAAATGTTCGTTACAAGGACATTTTACATATTCACGAGCTTACGATCCCGGCTCAGCAGGTGACGTGCATTATAGGGGAGAGCGGCAGTGGCAAGTCCACCCTGTTTAAACTGTTAAATCACCTGCTCAGTGCTGATGCTGGGCAAATTATATACAAAGGCAAGCCGGTCGAACTCTGGGACCCTGTCCGCTTAAGGCGGGAAGTGATCATGGTGCCGCAAGATCCCGTTGTGTTCAGGGATACAGTCAGAGAAGATTTACTGGCCGGCTTAGAATTTACAGAGCAACCGCCAGCCACTGACGACACACTCCAACACATGCTGGAACTTGTTCACTTGCCCAAACAACTTGATGATGAGGTGTTTAACCTGTCCGGTGGAGAAAAGCAGCGCCTCTCCCTGGCCCGGGTCCTGTTAATCAATCCAGAAGTGTTTTTGCTGGATGAGCCCACCTCAGCGTTGGATGAAAAGACGGAGGACATGGTGATGAGCCATATCGTGGATTATGTGAAGTCACAGGGCAAAACCCTGGCAATGATTACCCACTCCAAACGGGTAGCAGAACAATATGCTGACCGCCTGCTGGAACTTAAAAACGGGGATGTGACGATTATAAAGGAGTGA
- the metA gene encoding homoserine O-acetyltransferase MetA yields the protein MPINIPDNLPAKEILQKENIFVMGEKRAYHQDIRPLNILILNLMPEKEKTETQLLRLLGNTPLQVNITLLRPITHTSKTTPKSHLEQFYKTFDEVKARKFDGFIITGAPVEHLPFADVNYWKELQTIMDWSTVNVTSTLHICWGAQAGLYHHYGILKHPLPRKLFGVFTHKTLKEGIKLLRGFDEEFLVPHSRYTETRLEDVEKVPELDVLALSEEAGVYLVASKDGRQIFITGHPEYDARTLDDEYRRDLAKGLDIHPPQHYYPNDDPHLAPPNKWRSHAHLLFANWLNYYVYQETPYDWF from the coding sequence ATGCCCATTAATATCCCTGATAACCTGCCAGCCAAAGAGATTCTGCAAAAAGAAAATATATTTGTTATGGGCGAAAAACGGGCCTATCATCAAGATATCCGCCCGTTAAACATATTAATCCTCAATCTGATGCCTGAAAAAGAAAAAACAGAAACACAGTTGTTGCGCCTGTTAGGCAACACGCCCTTGCAGGTGAATATCACGCTGTTGCGTCCCATCACCCATACGTCCAAAACCACACCGAAATCCCACCTGGAACAGTTCTATAAAACATTTGATGAGGTAAAAGCACGCAAATTTGATGGATTTATTATTACCGGTGCACCTGTGGAACACCTGCCCTTTGCGGATGTGAATTACTGGAAAGAACTGCAAACCATTATGGACTGGTCTACGGTGAACGTCACCTCCACCCTCCACATTTGCTGGGGGGCACAGGCCGGCTTATACCATCACTATGGTATTCTTAAACATCCGCTGCCGCGGAAGCTGTTCGGTGTTTTCACCCATAAAACCTTAAAGGAAGGCATTAAGTTGCTGCGCGGATTTGATGAGGAGTTCTTGGTCCCCCATTCCCGCTATACCGAAACACGTCTGGAAGATGTGGAAAAAGTACCCGAGCTGGATGTATTAGCCCTTTCAGAAGAGGCCGGTGTTTATCTGGTCGCCTCCAAGGATGGCAGACAAATTTTCATTACTGGCCATCCTGAATATGACGCCCGCACCTTGGATGATGAATACCGGCGGGACTTGGCCAAGGGACTTGATATTCATCCTCCTCAACATTATTATCCCAATGATGATCCTCACCTTGCTCCGCCCAACAAGTGGCGCTCACATGCCCATTTATTGTTTGCCAATTGGCTCAATTATTATGTTTATCAAGAAACACCCTATGATTGGTTCTAA